A genomic segment from Aspergillus puulaauensis MK2 DNA, chromosome 1, nearly complete sequence encodes:
- a CDS encoding putative Chromo domain protein Chp1p (COG:B;~EggNog:ENOG410PUP3;~InterPro:IPR016197,IPR023780,IPR000953;~PFAM:PF00385) gives MEGGGVSDNEISLTSTVESEQESEYEVETILAEEEFPDGMRFLVRWLGYSIDRCTWEPAGSFNFGETLRDWGRKKQQISEGKESAFDVAAWEARLVRLQEERDERKRKRLVKRLKFSASEANSTPVKRAPTIRRTNSDKSLSSATSRQPGPAPRSLFQDGVHPARQGLLGSSAQRLPPVLFGSSQSTPDSSQPKKPSGTDKPKLFKNLSTKWRYEKLGRTEPAPDKNQLDLRRPAEWAPISSTDIAQLGPRLVTDIADDSRMDHASNDPLDSPRSSHRYQRYPVASSIPNNNSWNVSNPELIETRSEPINNIAAHHGSAKPISEFNLEFPARKPDSTSKVLHSGRWWNRGELYVTIYLGPEKLEIGDVRLCGIPFEKARGIFKMKVGRVIELWFKDLCTLDEYNALCHGMPNQKIANGWVEGFDDTEPTVRRAAMSLWQANQVAIAHINRGWWDEILLAYPPGSPDFDFLDAGTSWSERGYLHLTLRGPLGPKARLNSGAKIYPHLREMSNTSTGGSLGPTTANVPSAVKPSRSIDVAQENTNPSTSLSTLDLPDTAIYTPSSLNSPTTPILSSKSTVYKTITSAESMNRDARSTEAEAPDGSNLHTAPDLDELLYSKFGISFKKLATISNTEKPQRAEMFFVWFPDDSELVRNEKELILTFLRKHTSLLFYNSVDVDWERFVTMVKKNTMQGVVLFHESFVQYETIPFLKEILRKTPAFWNISISQPLKYAGYPVHAQRLFPHGGVILLTEDFMVREPDAATIILGWFCEYTRTKIPGNWKIMVRPDISNWLLKQVEVSDKTQKSWWLAISHLLGRLGLSPTDGRLPSIEDDHSSVISPSTLPRYGSRTSDDCPTIPNNCTQEQRNTDHLAEFFAGWSIVNAHRFRRFSMVTALEPLKRWTDWQHIDVRGPQEFYHLYQIDPKRIHATMLQEAPGLSTTGPSPYAPRTPMPSSTPAGEQRSNSSATQPLFQHTYGQPYQ, from the exons ATGGAGGGGGGAGGCGTCAGCGATAATGAAATATCTCTTACATCCACTGTTGAGAGTGAACAAGAGTCTGAATATGAGGTCGAGACAATCTTGGCAGAGGAAGAGTTCCCGGATGGCATGAGATTTCTTGTTCGGTGGCTTGGCTACTCTATTGATAGATGTACTTGGGAGCCTGCAGGAAGCTTCAACTTCGGCGAGACGTTACGGGATTGGGGGCGCAAAAAGCAGCAAATTTCCGAGGGAAAGGAATCCGCCTTTGATGTAGCTGCTTGGGAGGCAAGGTTGGTCCGACTCCAGGAGGAAAGGGATGAGAGAAAGCGCAAAAGATTGGTAAAGCGGCTGAAATTCTCAGCATCAGAGGCCAACTCAACTCCTGTCAAGCGTGCCCCAACCATCCGAAGGACGAATTCAGATAAAAGCTTGAGCAGCGCGACTTCGCGCCAACCGGGGCCAGCTCCCAGATCACTGTTTCAAGATGGGGTTCACCCAGCCAGACAAGGACTATTGGGATCATCAGCTCAACGGTTGCCGCCAGTTCTTTTTGGGTCCAGCCAATCCACCCCGGATTCCTCCCAGCCTAAGAAGCCCAGTGGCACTGATAAACCCAAACTGTTCAAAAACCTGTCGACGAAGTGGAGATATGAGAAGCTAGGGAGAACTgagccagcaccagacaAGAACCAGCTCGACCTCCGGCGGCCAGCCGAGTGGGCTCCCATATCGTCCACTGATATTGCGCAACTTGGGCCTCGTCTAGTAACAGATATCGCGGATGATAGTCGAATGGATCATGCCTCTAATGATCCTTTGGACTCGCCCCGATCATCTCATCGCTATCAAAGATACCCGGTTGCTTCATCCATTCCAAACAACAATTCGTGGAATGTGTCAAACCCTGAACTAATCGAAACCCGCAGCGAGCCCATCAATAATATAGCCGCTCACCATGGCTCCGCCAAGCCTATCAGCGAATTCAACTTGGAGTTTCCCGCTAGGAAACCTGACAGCACATCTAAGGTCTTACACTCCGGGCGTTGGTGGAACCGTGGGGAACTGTATGTCACGATCTACCTTGGCCCAGAAAAGCTGGAAATTGGTGACGTTAGATTATGCGGCATACCTTTCGAGAAGGCGAGAGGAATTTTTAAGATGAAGGTAGGAAGAGTAATTGAGTTGTGGTTCAAGGATCTCTGTACTCTGGATGAATATAATGCACTTTGCCACGGT ATGCCAAACCAAAAAATTGCGAATGGATGGGTCGAGGGCTTCGATGACACCGAACCGACGGTTCGCAGAGCAGCTATGTCGCTTTGGCAAGCAAATCAGGTTGCAATAGCACATATCAACCGCGGCTGGTGGGACGAAATACTGCTTGCGTACCCTCCTGGTTCTCCGGATTTCGACTTCCTTGATGCCGGCACCTCTTGGTCCGAGAGAGGATACCTTCACCTCACTCTTAGGGGCCCTCTAGGACCTAAGGCGAGGCTAAATTCAGGCGCGAAAATTTACCCTCATCTCAGGGAAATGAGTAACACTTCGACTGGGGGTAGCCTTGGGCCAACTACGGCTAACGTGCCAAGTGCCGTGAAACCGTCGCGCAGCATCGACGTCGCACAAGAAAATACCAACCCTTCCACAAGTCTCTCCACACTGGACCTGCCGGATACAGCAATTTATACGCCATCCTCCTTGAACTCGCCCACAACTCCGATCCTATCCAGTAAGTCGACTGTATACAAAACTATAACTTCCGCCGAATCCATGAACCGCGACGCTCGCTCTACTGAGGCCGAAGCACCAGATGGATCGAACCTTCATACAGCTCCAGATTTGGATGAACTCCTGTACTCCAAATTTGGCATAAGCTTCAAGAAATTAGCTACAATCAGTAACACAGAGAAGCCTCAACGAGCAGAGATGTTTTTTGTTTGGTTTCCTGATGATTCGGAGCTCGTCAGAAATGAGAAGGAGCTCATCCTAACATTCTTAAGAAAGCACACCTCTCTACTGTTCTACAACAGCGTGGATGTGGATTGGGAAAGATTCGTTACCATGGTCAAGAAAAATACGATGCAAGGTGTTGTTCTT TTCCATGAGTCTTTCGTTCAATACGAGACTATCCCATTCCTCAAAGAAATTCTCCGCAAGACACCCGCTTTCTGGAATATCTCCATTTCGCAGCCACTTAAATATGCTGGCTACCCAGTGCATGCCCAGCGCCTATTTCCGCATGGTGGTGTCATTCTATTAACTGAAGACTTCATGGTCCGCGAACCGGATGCTGCGACGATCATCTTGGGTTGGTTCTGCGAGTATACACGAACGAAAATTCCAGGAAACTGGAAAATAATGGTACGCCCAGATATTTCGAACTGGTTGTTGAAGCAGGTCGAGGTCAGCGATAAAACACAGAAATCCTG GTGGCTTGCCATTTCTCATCTACTTGGACGGCTCGGATTATCCCCTACTGACGGTCGTCTCCCAAGCATCGAAGATGACCATAGCTCCGTCATCTCTCCATCTACACTTCCCAGATACGGCTCGCGAACTTCTGACGACTGTCCAACCATTCCTAACAATTGCACCCAAGAACAACGCAACACCGACCATCTTGCCGAGTTCTTTGCTGGCTGGAGTATAGTCAACGCTCACCGCTTCCGCCGTTTCTCCATGGTCACAGCTCTGGAGCCCCTTAAAAGATGGACAGATTGGCAACATATCGACGTCAGAGGCCCCCAGGAATTCTATCATCTTTACCAAATCGACCCCAAAAGAATACACGCAACAATGCTCCAAGAAGCACCAGGCCTTTCTACCACGGGACCATCACCTTATGCTCCACGAACTCCGATGCCATCCAGTACTCCGGCTGGTGAGCAACGGTCCAATTCATCTGCTACCCAGCCTCTTTTCCAGCACACGTACGGTCAGCCTTATCAGTGA